A region from the Actinoplanes sp. OR16 genome encodes:
- a CDS encoding HAD-IA family hydrolase: MDFTAFKAVSFDCYGTLIDWETGIAAVLAPWAAEQDLTIGHEDLLLVYADHEAAVEREEPAPLYPEVLAEAFRRVGAQLGRPVSDAWARRLGDSVPDWPAFPDSGEALNRLARHYRLIILSNVHRAGFAGSNERLRGDFAAIITAEDVGGYKPGERHFRALDETLPRLGVQRSELLHAAQSLFHDHVPAKREGLPSVWINRRHDKPGWGATPEPSETWRYDAEFPSMSTFADAVDEAFVSRAR, encoded by the coding sequence ATGGACTTCACCGCGTTCAAGGCCGTCAGCTTCGACTGCTACGGCACGCTGATCGACTGGGAGACCGGGATCGCCGCCGTCCTGGCACCGTGGGCCGCGGAGCAGGACCTCACGATCGGGCACGAGGACCTTCTTCTCGTCTACGCCGATCACGAGGCGGCGGTCGAGCGTGAGGAGCCGGCGCCGCTCTACCCGGAGGTGCTCGCCGAGGCGTTCCGGCGGGTCGGCGCGCAGCTGGGCCGGCCGGTCTCCGACGCGTGGGCCCGCCGGCTCGGCGACTCGGTGCCGGACTGGCCGGCGTTCCCGGACTCCGGCGAGGCGCTGAACCGGCTCGCCCGGCACTACCGGTTGATCATCCTGTCCAACGTGCACCGGGCGGGCTTCGCCGGGAGCAACGAGCGGCTGCGCGGCGACTTCGCGGCGATCATCACGGCCGAGGACGTCGGCGGCTACAAGCCGGGGGAGCGGCACTTCCGCGCGCTCGACGAGACGCTGCCTCGGCTCGGTGTGCAGCGTTCGGAGCTGCTGCACGCGGCCCAGAGCCTGTTCCACGACCACGTGCCGGCCAAGCGCGAGGGCCTGCCGTCGGTCTGGATCAACAGGCGGCACGACAAGCCGGGCTGGGGTGCCACCCCGGAGCCGAGCGAGACCTGGCGCTACGACGCCGAGTTCCCCTCCATGTCCACCTTCGCCGACGCGGTCGACGAGGCTTTCGTGAGCAGAGCGAGGTAG
- a CDS encoding DoxX family protein produces the protein MSLDTWLWVVTILLATVLLISTAKMVVPRERIAAVGHAGEWVMDFSPRALRGIGSLEILAAAGLILPAVLGIAPMLVPVTATCVALLFACAAAMRLRRGERATIITDLVYMALAIFVAWGRFGPVPLG, from the coding sequence ATGAGCCTCGACACCTGGCTGTGGGTGGTCACCATCCTGCTCGCCACCGTCCTGCTGATCAGCACGGCCAAGATGGTCGTGCCCCGGGAGAGGATCGCCGCGGTCGGCCACGCGGGGGAGTGGGTGATGGATTTCAGCCCGAGGGCCCTGCGCGGCATCGGCAGCCTGGAGATCCTCGCCGCGGCCGGCCTGATCCTGCCGGCCGTGCTCGGCATCGCCCCGATGCTGGTGCCGGTGACCGCCACCTGTGTGGCGCTGCTGTTCGCCTGTGCCGCCGCGATGCGGCTGCGCCGGGGCGAGCGGGCGACGATCATCACCGATCTGGTCTACATGGCGCTGGCGATCTTCGTTGCCTGGGGCCGGTTCGGTCCCGTGCCCCTGGGCTAA
- a CDS encoding NAD(P)/FAD-dependent oxidoreductase has product MTPDLFTTVDVVVVGAGLAGIGAAIELARRGESFVVLERADDVGGTWRDNTYPGVACDVPSHLYAFAHSPNPSWSRAYAPGHEIQSYLRGLAARPSVAPHIRLGHEVTSAVYTPSGRWEVTTPRGAFRSRVLVLAAGRLTAPRMPDVSTFTGAAFHTARWDHGVKLDGARIGVVGTGASAIQVVPELAGRAEHLTVFARSAPYVIPRNDHAHAAADAAEMLRIREEAFTGLEQGIAARRREPAALAELRARALGHLAAQVPDPALRARLTPDYEVGCKRILLSDTFYPALGRDDVTVVGALESLDGPTAVAADGHRADLDVLVFATGFHTTQQPYAALVTGRDGRRLSDAWAAGMVSHASTVVHGFPNMFILDGPNAALGHNSAVHVIESQLSYLVGALDHLARHDGPLEVTEQAQAAYTRDIDAMAARTVWLRGGCTSWYVDPRSGRLTLLWPSTATEFRNRNGHFDPAPFR; this is encoded by the coding sequence ATGACTCCTGATCTCTTCACGACGGTCGATGTCGTCGTGGTCGGGGCGGGACTGGCCGGGATCGGCGCGGCGATCGAGCTCGCGCGGCGCGGCGAATCCTTCGTGGTGCTGGAACGCGCCGACGACGTGGGCGGGACCTGGCGGGACAACACCTATCCCGGGGTGGCCTGCGACGTGCCGTCGCACCTCTACGCCTTCGCGCACTCGCCGAACCCGTCCTGGTCGCGGGCGTACGCGCCGGGTCACGAGATCCAGTCCTACCTGCGGGGCCTGGCGGCCCGGCCGTCGGTGGCGCCGCACATCCGGCTCGGTCACGAGGTGACGTCGGCGGTCTACACGCCGTCCGGCCGGTGGGAGGTGACCACGCCGCGGGGTGCGTTCCGGAGCCGTGTCCTGGTGCTGGCCGCCGGCCGGCTCACGGCGCCCCGCATGCCCGACGTCTCCACCTTCACCGGCGCTGCCTTCCACACCGCCCGCTGGGACCACGGCGTCAAACTGGACGGCGCCCGCATCGGCGTCGTCGGCACCGGCGCCTCCGCCATCCAGGTCGTCCCGGAACTCGCCGGCCGTGCCGAGCACCTGACCGTCTTCGCGCGCTCCGCGCCGTACGTCATCCCGCGCAACGACCACGCCCATGCCGCCGCCGACGCGGCCGAGATGCTGCGGATCCGCGAGGAGGCCTTCACCGGCCTGGAACAGGGCATCGCCGCCCGCCGCCGGGAACCCGCCGCCCTGGCCGAACTGCGTGCCCGGGCCCTCGGTCACCTGGCGGCCCAGGTCCCGGACCCGGCGCTGCGGGCCCGGCTCACCCCGGACTACGAGGTGGGCTGCAAGCGGATCCTGCTCTCCGACACGTTCTATCCGGCGCTCGGCCGCGACGACGTGACGGTGGTCGGCGCCCTGGAGAGCCTCGACGGCCCTACCGCGGTTGCCGCCGACGGCCACCGCGCCGACCTCGACGTCCTGGTCTTCGCGACCGGGTTCCACACGACACAGCAGCCGTACGCCGCCCTGGTCACCGGCCGCGACGGCCGCCGCCTCTCCGACGCGTGGGCGGCCGGCATGGTCTCGCACGCCTCCACCGTCGTGCACGGCTTCCCCAACATGTTCATCCTCGACGGCCCGAACGCCGCCCTCGGCCACAACTCGGCCGTCCACGTGATCGAGAGTCAGCTGTCCTACCTGGTCGGCGCCCTCGACCACCTGGCACGCCACGACGGCCCGCTCGAGGTGACCGAGCAGGCCCAGGCGGCCTACACCCGCGACATCGACGCGATGGCCGCCCGCACGGTCTGGCTCCGAGGCGGCTGCACCAGCTGGTACGTCGACCCCCGCAGCGGCCGCCTCACCCTGTTGTGGCCGAGCACCGCAACCGAGTTCCGCAACCGCAACGGCCACTTCGACCCGGCCCCCTTCCGCTGA
- a CDS encoding class I SAM-dependent methyltransferase — MALIAYDGPDAAAFAATRHLADDDLATWRAAVGRYLTVRPGMRLLDLGCGTGSWARAFSSWWPAADVLAVEPSEAMRSRTIHAPVLSGSAEEIPFPDASLDAVWLSTVIHHIADLGVAAREIRRVLKPGGPVLIRSAFAGRHEAISLFRWFPEAVAVLDRYPSIDEVSAAFGTAGFRVAGCEPVPQLTAPSPAAAAAELRREAHTPLKLISDAAYEAGVARLREAARTETGPVVDALDLLVLR, encoded by the coding sequence ATGGCTTTGATCGCTTACGACGGGCCGGACGCGGCGGCGTTCGCGGCCACCCGGCATCTCGCCGACGACGACCTCGCGACCTGGCGTGCCGCCGTCGGCCGCTACCTGACCGTGCGGCCCGGGATGCGCCTGCTCGACCTCGGCTGCGGCACCGGAAGCTGGGCGCGGGCCTTCAGCTCCTGGTGGCCCGCGGCCGATGTCCTCGCGGTCGAGCCCTCCGAGGCGATGCGTTCTCGTACGATCCACGCCCCGGTCTTATCGGGCTCCGCCGAGGAGATCCCGTTCCCTGACGCGAGCCTCGACGCGGTCTGGCTCTCCACGGTGATCCACCACATCGCCGATCTGGGCGTCGCGGCCCGCGAGATCCGCCGCGTGCTCAAGCCGGGCGGCCCGGTGCTGATCCGTTCCGCGTTCGCCGGCCGGCACGAGGCGATCAGCCTGTTCCGCTGGTTCCCGGAGGCCGTCGCCGTGCTCGACCGCTACCCGAGCATCGACGAGGTGTCGGCGGCCTTCGGCACGGCGGGCTTCCGGGTCGCCGGCTGCGAACCCGTCCCGCAGCTGACCGCGCCGTCGCCGGCCGCGGCCGCCGCGGAACTCCGCCGCGAGGCCCACACGCCGCTGAAACTGATCAGCGATGCGGCGTACGAGGCCGGCGTGGCGCGCCTGCGGGAGGCCGCCCGCACCGAGACCGGCCCGGTCGTCGACGCCCTGGACCTGCTGGTCCTCCGGTGA
- a CDS encoding LysE family translocator, with protein MVTLEQAAGLALACAVLIAVPGPAVLFIVGRALSYGRPAALAGVAGNAAGVYLAAVAVAVGLGPLLERSALLFEVIKWAGAAYLIWLGIQAMRDARHPAAGTTVVAEPVRLWRGVRTGILVGAGNPKSFIVFAAILPQFVDRAGGAVPLQMLLLGLVPVIVGLIFDSVWALAAGQARQWLVRSPRRLRAVGRAGALCTIGLGVSVAFTGRQ; from the coding sequence ATGGTGACTCTCGAACAGGCCGCCGGTCTGGCCCTGGCCTGTGCCGTCCTGATCGCCGTTCCCGGTCCCGCCGTGCTGTTCATCGTCGGGCGGGCGCTCAGCTACGGCCGGCCGGCGGCGCTCGCCGGGGTGGCCGGGAACGCGGCCGGCGTCTATCTCGCGGCGGTCGCTGTCGCCGTCGGACTGGGTCCTCTGCTGGAGAGGTCCGCGTTGCTGTTCGAGGTGATCAAGTGGGCGGGCGCCGCGTACCTCATCTGGCTCGGCATCCAGGCGATGCGCGACGCGCGGCACCCGGCCGCCGGCACGACGGTGGTGGCGGAACCGGTGCGGCTGTGGCGGGGTGTGCGCACCGGGATCCTGGTCGGGGCCGGCAATCCGAAGAGTTTCATCGTGTTCGCGGCGATCCTTCCGCAGTTCGTCGACCGTGCGGGCGGCGCCGTGCCCCTGCAGATGCTGCTGCTCGGGCTCGTGCCGGTCATCGTCGGGCTGATCTTCGACAGCGTGTGGGCGCTCGCCGCCGGCCAGGCCCGGCAGTGGCTGGTGCGCTCGCCGCGGCGGCTGCGGGCGGTGGGCCGCGCCGGGGCGTTGTGCACGATCGGGCTCGGGGTTTCGGTGGCGTTCACCGGGCGGCAGTGA
- a CDS encoding alpha/beta fold hydrolase, whose translation MTQTNTLDTPGADLVYDVRGSGPILLMIGQPMTAEGFGSLAEHFGDRTVVTYDPRGLGRSRRKDGRDDFTPQDQAADLHLLIEALGGGPVDVFGSSGGAVTGLELVTRFPGDVRTLVAHEPPINAVLPDAAAADRARAGFFEAYQKGGAGAGMAAFIAMTSWQGEFTDAYFAQPAPDPAAFGMPATDDGSRDDPLLSQRSWAVSDYRPDIAALTDAPARIVVALGEESAGTYTARTAQALALRLGQEPVVFPGHHGGFLGGEHGYAGKPREFAVKLREVLP comes from the coding sequence ATGACACAGACGAACACCCTGGACACTCCCGGCGCCGATCTGGTCTACGACGTCCGCGGCTCCGGGCCGATCCTCCTGATGATCGGCCAGCCGATGACGGCCGAGGGCTTCGGCTCACTCGCCGAGCACTTCGGCGACCGTACGGTGGTCACCTACGACCCGCGCGGCCTCGGCCGGAGCAGGCGCAAGGACGGCCGCGACGACTTCACGCCGCAGGACCAGGCCGCCGACCTGCACCTGCTGATCGAGGCGCTCGGCGGCGGCCCGGTCGACGTCTTCGGCAGCAGCGGCGGCGCGGTCACCGGCCTCGAACTCGTCACCCGCTTCCCCGGCGACGTCCGCACCCTGGTCGCCCACGAGCCGCCGATCAACGCCGTGCTGCCGGACGCCGCAGCCGCCGACCGCGCCCGTGCCGGTTTCTTCGAGGCGTACCAGAAGGGCGGCGCCGGCGCCGGCATGGCCGCGTTCATCGCGATGACCTCCTGGCAGGGCGAGTTCACCGACGCCTACTTCGCCCAGCCCGCTCCCGACCCCGCGGCGTTCGGCATGCCCGCCACCGACGACGGCTCCCGCGACGACCCGCTCCTCTCCCAGCGTTCCTGGGCGGTCAGCGACTACCGCCCCGACATCGCAGCCCTGACCGACGCCCCGGCCCGCATCGTGGTCGCGCTGGGCGAGGAGTCAGCGGGCACCTACACGGCCCGGACCGCCCAGGCTCTGGCGCTCCGGCTGGGCCAGGAACCGGTCGTCTTCCCCGGCCACCACGGCGGCTTCCTGGGCGGCGAGCACGGCTACGCCGGAAAGCCCCGAGAATTCGCGGTGAAGCTCCGCGAGGTCCTCCCCTGA
- a CDS encoding chitinase: MRRSPILAAAAALAVACSTVYVATTANAAAACATAWSATAVYVKDNVVSKGGSNYTAKWWTQGEDPALKSGQWDVWVNNGACGGTTNPSPSPSTSSASPSPSVTASPSVTPSPSVTPSTSVPPIPAGGLPKHALIGYLHASFANGSGYLRMADVPADWDIINLAFGEPTTATSGDIRFSLCPATECPGVESEAEFLAAIKAKRAAGKKVLLSIGGANGQVQLTTTAARDKFVSSVSAIIDKYGLDGVDIDFEGHSLSLNTGDTDFKNPTTPVIVNLISAVKSLKARYGAGFVLTMAPETFFVQLGYQFYGSGPWGGQDPRAGSYLPVIHALRNDITVLHVQDYNSGSIMGLDNQYHSMGGADFHIAMTDMLLAGFPVAGNTANVFPALREDQIAFGAPSSVSAGNGYVAPAGVQQAVTCLVKGTNCGGYTVRSGTNPNFRGLMTWSINWDKFYANEFRLNHEPFLNALG; encoded by the coding sequence ATGCGCCGATCCCCGATCCTTGCCGCGGCCGCAGCGCTGGCCGTGGCATGCTCCACCGTCTACGTCGCCACCACGGCGAACGCCGCGGCCGCCTGCGCCACGGCCTGGTCCGCCACCGCCGTTTACGTCAAGGACAACGTCGTCTCCAAGGGCGGCAGCAACTACACCGCCAAGTGGTGGACCCAGGGTGAGGACCCGGCCCTGAAGTCGGGCCAGTGGGACGTCTGGGTCAACAATGGAGCGTGCGGAGGGACGACCAATCCTTCGCCCTCGCCGTCCACCTCCAGCGCGTCGCCGTCCCCCTCGGTCACCGCATCGCCCTCGGTCACCCCATCCCCCTCGGTCACGCCGTCCACGTCGGTGCCCCCGATCCCCGCCGGCGGTCTCCCGAAGCACGCCCTCATCGGCTACCTGCACGCCAGCTTCGCCAACGGCTCCGGATATCTGCGGATGGCCGACGTGCCCGCCGACTGGGACATCATCAACCTGGCGTTCGGCGAGCCCACCACCGCCACGTCCGGCGACATCCGCTTCAGCCTCTGCCCTGCCACCGAATGCCCCGGCGTCGAGTCCGAGGCCGAGTTCCTCGCCGCGATCAAGGCGAAGCGGGCCGCCGGCAAGAAGGTGCTGCTCTCCATCGGCGGCGCGAACGGCCAGGTCCAGCTGACCACGACGGCGGCGCGCGACAAGTTCGTCAGCTCGGTCAGCGCGATCATCGACAAGTACGGCCTGGACGGCGTCGACATCGACTTCGAGGGCCACTCGCTGTCCCTCAACACCGGCGACACCGACTTCAAGAACCCGACGACGCCGGTCATCGTCAACCTGATCAGCGCAGTGAAGTCGTTGAAGGCGCGCTACGGCGCCGGCTTCGTGCTGACGATGGCCCCGGAGACGTTCTTCGTCCAGCTCGGCTACCAGTTCTACGGCTCCGGGCCGTGGGGCGGCCAGGATCCGCGCGCCGGCTCCTATCTGCCGGTCATCCACGCCCTGCGCAACGACATCACGGTCCTTCACGTCCAGGACTACAACTCGGGTTCCATCATGGGCCTGGACAACCAGTACCACTCGATGGGCGGCGCCGACTTCCACATCGCCATGACCGACATGCTCCTGGCCGGCTTCCCGGTCGCCGGCAACACGGCGAACGTCTTCCCCGCCCTGCGCGAGGACCAGATCGCCTTCGGCGCTCCCAGCTCGGTCAGCGCTGGCAACGGGTACGTCGCTCCGGCCGGTGTGCAGCAGGCGGTGACCTGCCTGGTGAAGGGCACGAACTGTGGCGGCTACACGGTCCGCAGCGGCACCAACCCGAACTTCCGGGGCCTGATGACCTGGTCCATCAACTGGGACAAGTTCTACGCGAACGAGTTCCGCCTCAACCACGAGCCGTTCCTGAACGCCCTCGGCTGA
- a CDS encoding RNA polymerase sigma-70 factor yields the protein MSRAEEFQQLRPLLFAIAYRLLGSVSEAEDAVQETWIQFEAYPGEPASAKALLSTMVTRTSLNVLRSARVRREAYVGPWFPEPLVTDPYADPERAAELADSVSMAALLLLERLTPLERAVFVLREVFAFGFPEIAAAVGRSESACRQLAVRSRRHMDEGRPRFAADRRERDELAGRFFDAFRDGDLDGLRVLLAADVQMVSDGGGKAPNLPKPIIGPDRVARVLATVAVPMLSIGVQIELREINGQPGAILYDRDRHTLNALTLDILDGRIQAIRLVSNPDKLRHLGPVADAWAVSRDVKKAR from the coding sequence GTGAGCCGAGCCGAGGAATTCCAGCAGCTGAGGCCGCTGCTGTTCGCGATCGCGTACCGGCTGCTCGGGAGCGTGAGCGAGGCGGAGGACGCGGTCCAGGAGACGTGGATCCAGTTCGAGGCCTATCCGGGTGAGCCCGCGTCGGCGAAGGCGCTGCTCTCCACGATGGTCACCCGGACCTCGCTGAACGTGCTGCGCTCGGCCAGGGTGCGACGGGAGGCGTACGTCGGTCCGTGGTTCCCGGAACCTCTGGTCACCGATCCGTACGCCGACCCGGAACGCGCCGCCGAACTCGCCGACTCGGTCTCGATGGCCGCGCTGCTCCTGCTCGAACGCCTCACCCCGCTGGAACGCGCCGTCTTCGTGCTGCGCGAGGTCTTCGCCTTCGGATTCCCGGAGATCGCCGCTGCGGTCGGCCGCAGTGAATCCGCGTGCCGGCAACTGGCCGTGCGCTCCCGCCGGCACATGGACGAGGGCCGTCCCCGGTTCGCCGCCGACCGCCGGGAACGCGACGAGCTGGCCGGCCGCTTCTTCGACGCCTTCCGCGACGGCGACCTGGACGGCCTGCGGGTGCTGCTCGCCGCCGACGTGCAGATGGTCAGCGACGGCGGCGGCAAGGCCCCGAACCTGCCCAAGCCCATCATCGGCCCGGACCGGGTGGCGCGCGTCCTCGCGACGGTCGCCGTCCCCATGCTGAGCATCGGCGTCCAGATCGAGCTTCGGGAGATCAACGGCCAACCCGGGGCCATCCTGTACGACCGGGACCGGCACACTCTCAACGCGCTCACTCTGGACATCCTGGACGGCCGGATCCAGGCGATCAGGCTGGTCAGCAACCCGGACAAGCTGCGTCACCTCGGCCCGGTCGCCGACGCCTGGGCCGTCTCCCGCGACGTCAAGAAGGCCCGGTGA
- a CDS encoding pentapeptide repeat-containing protein, producing MNAILQERVVQDIRRRDRFRPMRFRTLIIAILASMAAAAASGLVMLEIAQDVDTEVERAKLQIEAIKTALTVGVGTGGAIALFLSGRKQWLSEKEHEVNLEDVSEARHDAVERRVTELYAKASELLGQDAAVSKMAGMYALVRLGDAYLPHRQTIVDLLCGYLRLGRSAGEPIGEIGLRDVSPDVLETRMTAQRLLASRLRASAEVHWSRMRIDLSGAILHDLDLSGCRLERLDCRSGVFVGPVDFTGLRATEADFRGAAFRDDANFAAADFGEYVRFDESSFAGETRFDLVELQKGASFAQVSFGAAVGFSGAKAGGGLDFYRSNFKDQVVFRRAKLATYATFDGSIFEEYVTFLDATCGYVVRMIGVTFNDFVDLGDDVPIELFGSRQKFNEAEDATRSNCTPRGWRLEPPSEGYRTFALDKPGERNR from the coding sequence GTGAACGCGATTCTCCAGGAGCGTGTGGTGCAGGATATTCGACGGCGTGACCGATTCCGGCCCATGAGATTCCGGACACTGATCATCGCAATTCTTGCTTCGATGGCCGCAGCGGCGGCCTCGGGCCTGGTCATGCTCGAAATCGCACAAGACGTCGATACCGAGGTGGAGCGAGCAAAATTGCAGATCGAGGCCATCAAAACCGCTCTGACAGTGGGCGTGGGGACGGGTGGTGCGATTGCATTGTTCCTGAGCGGACGTAAACAGTGGCTCAGCGAGAAAGAGCACGAGGTCAACCTGGAGGATGTCTCCGAAGCCCGCCACGATGCGGTTGAGCGGCGCGTCACTGAACTGTACGCCAAGGCTTCGGAACTTCTGGGGCAGGATGCCGCGGTGTCGAAAATGGCCGGCATGTATGCGCTCGTGCGCCTGGGAGATGCATATCTGCCGCACCGGCAGACGATCGTCGACCTACTCTGTGGGTACCTCCGCCTAGGGCGGAGTGCCGGTGAGCCGATTGGCGAAATCGGGTTGCGAGATGTGTCGCCGGATGTGCTGGAGACGCGGATGACTGCGCAGAGACTGCTGGCGAGCCGCCTCAGGGCCAGCGCGGAGGTCCACTGGTCGCGGATGAGGATCGATCTTTCTGGGGCCATCCTGCACGATCTGGACCTCAGCGGATGTCGGCTGGAGCGGCTGGACTGCCGCTCCGGTGTGTTCGTGGGCCCGGTTGACTTCACTGGACTTAGGGCAACGGAAGCCGACTTCCGGGGTGCGGCGTTCCGTGATGATGCCAACTTTGCTGCGGCTGACTTCGGAGAATACGTGCGTTTCGACGAAAGTTCATTCGCTGGCGAAACGAGATTCGACTTGGTCGAACTGCAAAAGGGTGCTTCGTTCGCGCAGGTCTCGTTCGGTGCAGCAGTTGGATTCTCGGGTGCCAAGGCAGGCGGAGGGCTCGACTTCTATCGGTCGAACTTCAAGGACCAGGTTGTTTTTCGGCGAGCGAAGCTGGCTACGTATGCAACGTTCGACGGTAGCATATTCGAAGAATACGTCACCTTCCTCGATGCGACTTGTGGTTATGTTGTTCGCATGATCGGGGTCACCTTCAATGACTTCGTCGACCTGGGGGATGACGTGCCCATCGAATTGTTCGGTTCAAGGCAGAAATTCAACGAGGCCGAAGACGCGACTAGGAGCAATTGCACTCCGCGCGGTTGGCGGCTCGAACCGCCATCTGAGGGTTATCGGACATTCGCGCTGGACAAGCCGGGCGAGCGAAATCGATGA
- a CDS encoding ricin-type beta-trefoil lectin domain protein, with translation MLRRPLVALAAALMTLTPQPAQAQDESDNPGMYQAMRRDLGLNDQQIADRLTTEAAAPVIENRLREQLGARFAGAWIPEGATRLTVAVTSANDVAAVRKEGADATIVARTERDLNAARAKLDRHQAPDTVHSWYVDPASNSVVITAAPGASSAARAFARDAGAGQVTIKTEDQRPRPLYDVRGGDQYVINGNTLCSVGFAVAGGFVTAGHCGGTGSPTLGFNNVAQGTFAGSSFPGNDYAWVRTNGNWVSQPWVNNYSGGNVVVAGSQEAAIGSSICRSGRTTGWRCGTLLGKNETINYAQGAVSGLSRSNACAQPGDSGGSWISGNQAQGVTSGGTGDCTTGGTMWFQPVNEILQVYGLSLTTSGGGSGQAIVSNWNNKCLDVPNGNFADGVLVQMWTCNGTAAQKWEAVGGALRTGNNKCLDIPWGSTASGVEIQIVTCSGNPAQQWVLSAAGDLVNPQANKCLDIKEWNGNDGARVQLWDCAGTLNQKWRRA, from the coding sequence GTGCTCCGTCGTCCCCTTGTCGCGCTGGCCGCGGCTTTGATGACTCTGACGCCGCAACCCGCTCAGGCCCAGGATGAGAGCGACAATCCGGGCATGTACCAGGCCATGCGGCGTGACCTCGGCCTGAACGACCAGCAGATCGCCGACCGCCTCACCACCGAAGCGGCCGCCCCCGTGATCGAGAACCGGCTCCGTGAGCAACTGGGCGCGCGGTTCGCCGGCGCCTGGATCCCGGAGGGCGCCACCCGGCTCACCGTCGCCGTGACCAGCGCGAACGATGTCGCCGCGGTCCGCAAGGAGGGCGCCGACGCGACGATCGTGGCGCGGACCGAGCGTGACCTCAACGCTGCCCGCGCGAAACTGGACCGGCACCAGGCGCCGGACACCGTGCACAGCTGGTACGTCGATCCGGCCTCCAACAGCGTGGTGATCACCGCCGCACCGGGCGCGTCGTCGGCGGCCCGGGCGTTCGCGCGGGACGCCGGGGCCGGTCAGGTGACGATCAAGACCGAGGATCAAAGGCCGCGACCTCTGTACGACGTCCGCGGCGGTGATCAGTACGTCATCAACGGCAACACGCTGTGCTCGGTCGGATTCGCGGTGGCCGGCGGCTTCGTGACGGCCGGCCACTGCGGCGGGACCGGGAGCCCGACGCTCGGCTTCAACAACGTCGCGCAGGGCACGTTCGCGGGCTCGTCGTTCCCGGGCAACGACTATGCGTGGGTTCGTACCAACGGCAATTGGGTCTCGCAGCCCTGGGTGAACAACTACTCGGGTGGCAACGTCGTCGTCGCCGGTTCCCAGGAGGCCGCCATCGGCAGTTCGATCTGCCGGTCCGGGCGGACCACCGGATGGCGCTGCGGAACCCTGCTCGGCAAGAACGAGACGATCAACTACGCGCAGGGCGCCGTCTCCGGGCTGAGCCGCAGCAACGCGTGCGCGCAGCCGGGCGACTCCGGCGGCTCGTGGATCTCCGGCAACCAGGCGCAGGGAGTCACCTCCGGCGGCACCGGCGACTGCACCACCGGCGGCACCATGTGGTTCCAGCCGGTCAACGAGATCCTTCAGGTGTACGGCCTGTCGCTGACCACGTCCGGCGGCGGCAGCGGCCAGGCGATCGTCAGCAACTGGAACAACAAGTGCCTGGACGTGCCGAACGGCAACTTCGCCGACGGCGTCCTGGTGCAGATGTGGACCTGCAACGGCACCGCGGCCCAGAAGTGGGAGGCGGTCGGCGGTGCCCTGCGCACCGGCAACAACAAGTGCCTGGACATCCCGTGGGGCTCCACCGCCAGCGGCGTCGAGATCCAGATCGTGACGTGCAGCGGCAACCCGGCCCAGCAGTGGGTCCTCAGCGCGGCCGGCGATCTCGTGAACCCGCAGGCGAACAAGTGCCTCGACATCAAGGAGTGGAACGGCAACGACGGCGCCCGCGTCCAGCTGTGGGACTGCGCCGGAACGCTCAACCAGAAGTGGCGCCGGGCCTGA
- a CDS encoding GNAT family N-acetyltransferase, with translation MAEVALRPVDDGDLDALFEQMRDPEAVRMAAFTAADPDDRAAFDVRMAKNRTTPGIVHRAVTVDGKLAGTIASFVIEGETEVTYWIDRSFWGQGVASRALALLMELVPERPLFARAASDNAASLRVLEKAGFTVIGSDSGFANARGAEIEETVLRLS, from the coding sequence ATGGCTGAGGTGGCGTTGCGTCCTGTCGATGACGGTGACCTGGATGCTCTGTTCGAGCAGATGCGGGATCCGGAGGCGGTGCGGATGGCCGCCTTCACCGCGGCCGACCCGGATGATCGGGCCGCGTTCGACGTCCGGATGGCGAAGAACCGGACCACTCCCGGGATCGTCCACCGCGCGGTGACCGTCGACGGAAAGCTCGCCGGGACGATCGCCAGTTTCGTGATCGAGGGCGAGACCGAGGTGACCTATTGGATCGACAGGTCGTTCTGGGGGCAGGGGGTCGCCAGCCGGGCGCTCGCGCTGCTAATGGAGCTGGTGCCCGAGCGCCCGCTGTTCGCCCGGGCCGCCAGCGACAACGCGGCGTCGCTGCGGGTGCTGGAGAAGGCCGGCTTCACCGTCATCGGCAGCGACTCCGGGTTCGCCAACGCCCGCGGCGCCGAGATCGAGGAGACCGTCCTGCGACTGTCTTAG